CCGTCCCCCACTGCCGGAAACCAGGCCAATTGGCGAAGAGCTGGCCAACGGGCCGCAAATTGGGGCCGGAGGCCTTGCCGAGGAATGTTTATATCCGTAAGTGGCGAAAGTTGTTCCACCCCCACAGGGAGCCGGGCAAGAAGTTTTGCATCCCAGACCAGTTGGCGGCGGTTAAGTAAGCCGGTCCAGGAAGCCACCGAGTAGCTCACCGCCGTTGCCCCAAAGAGTTTCAGCTCCATATACTCGCCCATCGATATCCACCGCGTTACCCGCCGGAAAAGATCGGGCTGGCGGCTAAATAGCCAGCGCAAACGGGCCGGCAAATAACTGGAGTGAAAATGGCACCCGGTTCGATCATGGATGGCGGCTTCGTCAAACTCAGCCTTCAGCCCGGCTACTGCTGCTTCGGCCCGGGTGTCGGCATAAGTGGTGAGCGGCGTTACGGCCTGGTTTTTCTTGTCCACCCCCAAAATATTGTTGACGAAGGTGCAAGCGGCCACTCCGGCAATTTTCCCGGCCAATGGACGGGCCTTGGCCATTAACCGGTCCAGGCAGCCAAAGACCCGTTGCAACAGAAGGTCGGGGTCTGCTTCGGAAGCGCCTTCGCCAGTCGTTCGGATCTCATGGGCCTGACGGACCTCTAATCCTTCCACCGCCCGACCCAACCGGTCAAAGAGTGCGGTGCGCACAGAAGATGTGCCGATGTCGATCGTCAGGATAAGAGGGTCTTCAGCCCGGTTTGAGGGTATGGTGGGCAAGGGCAAATTTGCATTGTAGATTGCGGATTGCGGAATCCGCATTGCGGAATGGTCAATTTGAGGCTTAGATTGCCGTATTAATTTAGCGTTTTGAAAAGAACCTTTAATTTTCATTGAAAAATGAAAGCTGCAAAATGAAAAGTGTAAATTTCAGGGGAAAATGCCTATCATTTTAAAATTTACAATTTGCCTTTGGCATTGAAGTTTAGCCAATTTTTCAAAGGGCTAAACTGTTACGGAAATTCGAATTTGTTTCGAACTGCGGGTTTCGCGCTTCGAATGTAAATCGCTCCTTGATCCGTAGCAACGGTGTCGCCATTCTGCGCACAATTTCATCCCAAAGGGACTATCGTTTTGAACCCTGTAAGTTAAAACCTGAATCGGATAGAATGGATTCGACCAACCCTAAGATCTCCTCATTGGTAGCTGAACCTTTTACCAGGAAATAATTGGCTCCCCGCTCGTAAGCCGCTTCAAATTGCCGGCAAAACCAGCTGATGGCCGATAAAATTCCCAGGTCATCAAGGACGGACGGCCACAGGTCCATCGATATCCTGCGACTTTCTTCAATGGCCTTTTGAATCATGGGAATCACATCTTTCAGGGTAACCCCCGGAGGGGGACTCCCGTTGCTTAACTGGCTGAGTTTCTTTTCCAGGATAAATTTGGTGGCGGCCAGGGACTGTCCGATGCTGTCGTGAAGTTCCCGCGCGATCCGCCTTCTTTCATTTTCCTGGGCCGCCAGCAGCTGGGAAGAGAGGTGGTGGAGTCGATTCTCTGATTCCCAGAACTCTTGGCTGAATCCTACATAGGATTCATAAGGAATTTGCCCCTTCTTCAGCAATATTCTAATCCCCAAACAGCGGCACTGGCTCCAGGTGCGGAGTAGATTTACTACGGCATCAAGATATTCTTTGCGGGTTCACCCTTGACCTCGATGATTTCTGCCGCTAAAAGGGCAATCCGGACTTCGCCGGATTTGGTGCGAAAAGCGCATTCCAGATCGCGAATGGCCCGCTGTTCCTGCAATATTTCTCTCATCTTGGCGCGATCCTCTGGCTGGTTCCAAATGTTGAGATCGAGGGTGGTATGACCAATGACCTCTTCCCGAGAATATCCCATTAGCTGCAGAAAACTGTCGTTGACCTCGATATAGCACCCTTCGGCGAGGGAAGAAATCGTAACCGGGCTTGGGCTGGAGCGAAAGGCTTTGGAGAATTTGCTCTCGGAGAAGCGCAGGGCTTCTTCACTTTTTTTCAGATTACGGAAGAGGAGATCGTAAGGCCTTACCAAGCCTGTCTCAATTAGGGCTTTATAGATGAGATAGAAAGATACAACCTTGAAAAGGTGTCCGACCAAATTGGAAAGGCCATAGACACTTACATAAAAAGTAAAAGCCAATTCGGCTGCGATGGTGGTGAGGATTGACCAATTCAACAATTGGAACACAATATCGTCGAATTCCTTCCGTCTTTGAATCAAAAGGATTATGGCCGTCATAAGAATCAGAGAAATGATATATTCGCTGATCTTCTTAAAAGGGGTTAATCCCCGACCTTCCATGAAACAATCGGGAAAAATCTGCCAGGGGAAAATCGCCAAAAGCAACAGAGCAACGACAACCCCGTAAGCCAGCAACATAGAATTAATTTTCAACTTCCGGCCGATCCATAAAGGGGCAAGAAGCAGGGAGATGCTCTGGAGATAACGAGCCGCAATCCATAATTGAGTGGGCAAGTTGGCATTATATCCCGAAAAAACCCCCATTCCTTTGTAGGCCAGGGTGTGGACCAAATCCAGACCCCCAACAAATAGATAAGCAATACCGATGAAAAGAAGATAATGGTTATCGAGAAAGCGGCGAGAGTTCCAGGCAATCATAAAAATGCCGCAGGCGATGATTATGCTGAATATCTCCGCAAGGCTGTGGAACAAAAGATAGCTATAAAGGCTGGTCAGGTATAGCCCGAACAGGATGCTAAATCCAAAAAGGAAAGTGACCTTACTCCGATTCATATGGAAATCACCCTTTCATCGTTTCAAAGACGATTTTTTCGCTTCCGGAAAAAGAAGGTCAGCGACCTCCCGGATGCGCTTGATTCCCTTCACCTCATCGGCAAGCAAAGGGACTTCAATGAGAGCCATGCGCTGGCCATAGGTTTCCCTAAGCTGCCGCAAATACTTACGCTGCATGGCTTGCCGCCGGCGATGGAAAGGACAGTCTGCTTCCTGAATGAGGTAGTTGATGATGAGATGACCCACGGTCAGATGAAAAGCCTCAAAATCCTGCAGCAACCGCTCGGTCAAGCGAACGCCGAGACCCTCGGCAATGGTTACGATGACATACGCTGTACGTTGCCCGTCACGGATAAAGTCTAAAATCCTCTGCGAAAGTTCTTGCCACCCGGTGATGATCTGGAGAATGCCCCTTTTGCTTTTTTTCAGGCGGACCGTGTTGGCAATTTTTTCAAAAGCCCCGTAAAGGTTCACGTAGAACTTGGCGGCTGCTTCCAGGTGGGTGATAAAGAGTTTGGGCAGGTGGAGGAGACGCAAGGTGTGGCCGGCTGGGGCTGTGTCCCAGACGATTCGGTCGTAGGATCCTTTCTCGACCAATTCGACGATAAAATGGAGCATATATTCTTCCTCAATTCCTGGAGCCCCCCCGATATAATCCACGAAGTCGTAATCCAAATTGGCAAACGCCGTAAGGACTTCGTGGATCTCCGGACCAAATCGTTCCTTCCAGCGCTGGAGGATGACTTCAGAATGGATTTCCAAGCCATAGAGATTGGCCACTCCTTGAATTTGCTTTTCGCTCGCACCAATATCTGTTTCGAAAATATCCGAAAGAGAAGGCGTCGGGTCAGAGGAAATCAGGAGGGTTCTCTGACCTGAGCGGGCGAAATGGAGGGCTAAGGCTGCTGAGCAGGTAGTCTTCCCCACTCCACCTTTGCCGCCTACCATAAGCAGCTTCGTTGAAGAAAAATCTAAATAAGGTTCAGGAATTCGAGGGTTCATGGGATTAAGGGTTTTCGTCCAGAACCTGGCGGACCGGCATAGGTCTGAACGATTGCCATAAAACGCTTGGCCTCCTCCCCTTCGATTTCCAGGGACATATCCCGCCAATTTCTTCTTCTTACGGCCACCCTACAAAATTCACCCGCTCGGCCACGAATCCGGTCTGGGGCATCTTCAGGTCCTTGCGCCCAAGAACTTCCCGATGGAAGAATGAGCTCGATTCGCAAAGGAGTCGTTGGTATGGCAAGGCCATTTACCTGATAAGCATAGGGCCTAGCCATATAAGCGAGAAAAGCAACATGCCGGAGACGGTCCGTATCCTCGGGCTCAGCCCCCGCGGCATCA
This genomic window from Deltaproteobacteria bacterium contains:
- a CDS encoding ArsA family ATPase encodes the protein MVGGKGGVGKTTCSAALALHFARSGQRTLLISSDPTPSLSDIFETDIGASEKQIQGVANLYGLEIHSEVILQRWKERFGPEIHEVLTAFANLDYDFVDYIGGAPGIEEEYMLHFIVELVEKGSYDRIVWDTAPAGHTLRLLHLPKLFITHLEAAAKFYVNLYGAFEKIANTVRLKKSKRGILQIITGWQELSQRILDFIRDGQRTAYVIVTIAEGLGVRLTERLLQDFEAFHLTVGHLIINYLIQEADCPFHRRRQAMQRKYLRQLRETYGQRMALIEVPLLADEVKGIKRIREVADLLFPEAKKSSLKR
- a CDS encoding MASE3 domain-containing protein, translated to MNRSKVTFLFGFSILFGLYLTSLYSYLLFHSLAEIFSIIIACGIFMIAWNSRRFLDNHYLLFIGIAYLFVGGLDLVHTLAYKGMGVFSGYNANLPTQLWIAARYLQSISLLLAPLWIGRKLKINSMLLAYGVVVALLLLAIFPWQIFPDCFMEGRGLTPFKKISEYIISLILMTAIILLIQRRKEFDDIVFQLLNWSILTTIAAELAFTFYVSVYGLSNLVGHLFKVVSFYLIYKALIETGLVRPYDLLFRNLKKSEEALRFSESKFSKAFRSSPSPVTISSLAEGCYIEVNDSFLQLMGYSREEVIGHTTLDLNIWNQPEDRAKMREILQEQRAIRDLECAFRTKSGEVRIALLAAEIIEVKGEPAKNILMP
- a CDS encoding histidine kinase, which produces MLKKGQIPYESYVGFSQEFWESENRLHHLSSQLLAAQENERRRIARELHDSIGQSLAATKFILEKKLSQLSNGSPPPGVTLKDVIPMIQKAIEESRRISMDLWPSVLDDLGILSAISWFCRQFEAAYERGANYFLVKGSATNEEILGLVESILSDSGFNLQGSKR